A single window of Methanothermobacter marburgensis str. Marburg DNA harbors:
- a CDS encoding thiamine pyrophosphate-binding protein — translation MKVCAEILTEMLEEVGFTHIFGHPGEQILPLYEALRKSEIQHVLMRHEQGAVHAADGYARASGRPGVCVATGGPGALNLVMGVAAANTDSVPLIALTGDLPRGEGGGRFQEADIEGVFSPVVKKSRTARNGEDAALALLDALDAFERGVTGVMHINLPKDVLEEGVGTIEKPPSTPGKTPCLDDVIEVLRSAEKPLVLAGAGIIWAGAVEGFRKFITENLLPVVTTYSGRGVLPEDHPLCLGMAGTRGTPTGNYAARECDVLLVLGSRLSDRTSAAIGNPRIIHVNTDPNVLRGDFRLNMNVRDFLMHGIRVKHPVRWLRELYGFRVKNPPLYDLPAGEEKILRTSSAVRSILDAAPDAVVVSDAGSHTTWVTLHRRVLRERGLLFSGGFGPMGYGLPAAVGAKIARPDDDVLLVAGDGGFQMTIQELGTVAELDLGITMCILNNGQLDVIRQWQEMKYGESYSVKMRNPDFVRLAGAYGICAERVYEIGEVAGAVERGLDSGEPYLVELMVEEENIPLPDLDP, via the coding sequence ATGAAGGTGTGCGCAGAGATCCTCACAGAGATGCTTGAGGAGGTAGGTTTCACCCACATATTCGGGCATCCCGGTGAACAGATACTCCCCCTCTATGAGGCCCTCAGAAAATCGGAGATTCAGCATGTTCTCATGAGGCACGAACAGGGAGCTGTCCATGCTGCAGACGGCTACGCCCGGGCCTCTGGAAGGCCAGGTGTATGCGTGGCCACCGGTGGCCCCGGGGCCCTGAACCTTGTGATGGGCGTGGCTGCTGCAAACACCGATTCTGTGCCCCTCATAGCCCTAACAGGGGACCTGCCCCGGGGTGAAGGTGGGGGCAGGTTCCAGGAAGCAGACATAGAGGGTGTCTTCAGTCCAGTTGTGAAGAAAAGTAGAACCGCCCGTAATGGGGAGGATGCTGCCCTTGCACTCCTTGATGCCCTCGATGCATTTGAGAGGGGAGTCACCGGGGTGATGCACATCAACCTCCCCAAGGATGTGCTTGAGGAGGGGGTGGGGACCATTGAAAAACCCCCCAGCACACCAGGTAAAACACCATGCCTTGATGATGTCATTGAAGTTCTGAGGTCAGCAGAAAAGCCCCTGGTCCTGGCAGGTGCGGGTATAATCTGGGCCGGGGCCGTTGAGGGGTTCAGGAAGTTTATCACTGAAAACCTGCTCCCGGTTGTGACGACCTACAGTGGGAGGGGTGTTCTCCCTGAGGACCACCCACTCTGCCTTGGAATGGCGGGGACAAGGGGGACTCCCACAGGAAACTATGCTGCAAGGGAATGTGATGTTCTCCTCGTGCTCGGCTCAAGGCTCTCGGACAGGACCTCAGCGGCGATTGGTAACCCCCGGATTATACACGTGAATACAGACCCCAATGTCCTGAGGGGCGATTTCAGGTTAAATATGAATGTAAGGGACTTCCTGATGCATGGTATTCGCGTGAAACATCCTGTGAGATGGTTAAGGGAACTTTATGGCTTCAGAGTCAAAAATCCTCCCCTCTATGATTTACCTGCTGGCGAAGAGAAAATCCTCAGGACCTCCTCAGCCGTCCGCAGCATCCTAGATGCGGCTCCAGATGCGGTTGTGGTCAGTGATGCGGGAAGCCACACAACCTGGGTCACCCTCCACCGGAGGGTTCTCAGGGAACGCGGCCTCCTCTTCTCCGGGGGCTTTGGACCCATGGGGTATGGCCTGCCTGCTGCAGTGGGTGCCAAAATTGCAAGGCCAGACGACGATGTTCTGCTGGTGGCAGGGGACGGGGGTTTCCAGATGACCATACAGGAACTCGGGACCGTGGCTGAACTGGACCTTGGAATCACCATGTGCATACTGAACAACGGGCAGCTTGATGTTATAAGGCAGTGGCAGGAGATGAAATACGGTGAAAGCTACTCCGTTAAGATGAGGAACCCTGATTTTGTGAGGCTTGCAGGTGCATATGGTATATGTGCAGAGAGGGTTTATGAAATTGGTGAAGTTGCAGGGGCCGTTGAGAGGGGCCTTGATTCAGGAGAACCCTATCTCGTGGAGTTAATGGTTGAAGAGGAGAACATACCGCTTCCAGATCTAGATCCTTAA
- the acs gene encoding acetate--CoA ligase — protein sequence MSGQLDSLLKEERIFNPDDETVRNSNIRIWMDKHGIGDYDELLERARSDPEWFWDEMASELEWFSPYERVLEWEPPHARWFTGGRFNITYNALDRHVAGPEKNRVAYIWEGEDGSVRKLTYYDLYREVNRLANALKGMGVRKGDRVSIYLPMVPELPVAMLACARIGAVHSVVFSGFWAKAFRERAADAEAKVAITADAFYRRGKVIRLKETLDMVADDIPSLEKVIVVDRLGEDVNMVEGRDVRWEDALEGMSDECPCEELDPEDPLFILYTSGTTGKPKGVVHTHGGYAVGVSSTYRFVFDVKERDIWWCAADIGWITGHSYIVYAPLIEGSTSVMYEGAPDYPDPGRIWSMIERYGVTIFYTAPTTIRLFMKYGNKWPEKYDLSTLRLLGSVGEPINPEAWMWYYRTIGGGRCPVMDTWWQTETGMHMITPLPVTPLKPGSAGKPFPTVVADVVDDNGESIRGSGGHLVIRTPWPAMFRTLFREPERYVEAYWSTFPGVYLSGDVARIDEDGYFWIQGREDDVLNVAGHRISTAEVESALVSHPDVVEAAVVGKPDILKGEEIAAFVTLRGTVKPAPRLKGVLREHVRREIGPIASPSYIEFVEDLPKTRSGKIMRRVIKALIRGEDTGDLSTLSNPESVKMLEERLQTI from the coding sequence ATGAGCGGGCAGCTAGATTCTCTCCTTAAGGAGGAACGAATTTTCAATCCAGATGATGAGACAGTTAGAAACAGCAATATAAGGATCTGGATGGATAAACATGGCATAGGGGATTATGATGAGCTCCTTGAGAGGGCAAGGTCAGATCCTGAATGGTTCTGGGATGAAATGGCATCTGAACTTGAATGGTTCAGTCCATACGAGAGGGTCCTTGAATGGGAACCACCCCATGCCAGATGGTTCACAGGCGGAAGGTTCAATATAACCTACAATGCACTTGACAGGCACGTGGCTGGCCCTGAAAAGAACAGGGTCGCCTATATATGGGAGGGTGAGGATGGTAGCGTCAGAAAACTCACCTACTATGACCTCTACCGTGAGGTTAACCGTCTTGCCAATGCACTGAAGGGCATGGGTGTCAGGAAGGGGGACCGTGTGAGCATCTACCTTCCCATGGTACCGGAGCTTCCGGTTGCGATGCTGGCATGCGCAAGGATAGGGGCCGTTCACAGCGTCGTATTCAGCGGTTTCTGGGCCAAGGCGTTCCGTGAGAGGGCTGCAGATGCAGAGGCAAAGGTTGCAATAACTGCAGATGCATTCTACCGGAGGGGTAAGGTAATAAGGCTCAAGGAGACCCTTGACATGGTGGCAGATGACATTCCATCACTTGAGAAGGTAATAGTCGTTGACAGGCTCGGGGAGGACGTGAACATGGTTGAGGGGCGGGATGTGCGCTGGGAGGATGCGCTTGAGGGAATGAGTGATGAATGCCCCTGTGAGGAGCTCGACCCTGAGGACCCCCTTTTCATACTCTACACATCGGGCACCACAGGAAAACCCAAAGGGGTGGTGCACACACATGGGGGCTACGCAGTTGGTGTAAGTTCCACCTACCGCTTTGTATTTGATGTAAAGGAAAGGGACATATGGTGGTGTGCAGCGGATATAGGGTGGATAACAGGTCACAGCTACATAGTCTACGCCCCCCTCATTGAGGGTTCAACATCGGTTATGTATGAGGGGGCCCCTGATTACCCTGACCCTGGAAGGATATGGAGCATGATTGAAAGGTACGGTGTGACCATATTCTACACCGCCCCCACAACCATCAGGCTCTTCATGAAGTACGGGAACAAGTGGCCTGAAAAGTATGACCTCAGCACCCTCAGGCTCCTTGGATCCGTGGGTGAACCCATAAACCCTGAGGCATGGATGTGGTACTACAGGACGATTGGTGGTGGCAGATGTCCAGTGATGGATACCTGGTGGCAGACAGAGACCGGGATGCACATGATAACACCCCTTCCTGTAACACCACTCAAGCCGGGGTCTGCAGGAAAGCCCTTTCCCACCGTGGTGGCTGATGTGGTTGATGATAACGGTGAGAGCATACGTGGAAGCGGGGGGCACCTGGTTATAAGGACACCCTGGCCTGCGATGTTCAGGACACTGTTCAGGGAACCTGAGAGGTATGTGGAGGCATACTGGAGCACCTTCCCGGGGGTTTACCTCAGCGGGGATGTTGCAAGGATAGACGAGGATGGCTACTTCTGGATACAGGGAAGGGAGGATGATGTCCTCAATGTCGCAGGTCACAGGATAAGCACCGCAGAGGTTGAATCGGCCCTTGTAAGCCACCCTGACGTTGTTGAGGCAGCGGTGGTCGGAAAACCTGATATACTGAAGGGTGAGGAGATAGCGGCATTCGTGACACTCAGGGGCACCGTGAAGCCGGCACCACGCCTCAAGGGCGTTCTGAGGGAGCACGTCAGGAGGGAAATAGGGCCAATAGCAAGTCCGAGTTACATTGAATTCGTTGAGGACCTGCCAAAAACACGTTCAGGTAAGATAATGAGGAGGGTTATAAAGGCCCTTATAAGGGGTGAAGACACCGGTGATCTGAGCACACTCTCAAACCCCGAGTCTGTGAAGATGCTTGAGGAGAGGCTTCAGACAATTTAA
- a CDS encoding dCTP deaminase, translated as MIGEKELIRLFPDFKELVQPAGIDLRVDEVYRQAGPGSLIDDEKNLPPLERLDPPVYTLEPGKSYLVSVDRRIEIPEGYAMLYLPRSTLLRSFVSVHTAVGDPGFRGTLQFLVQNCGEYEYRIKRGERIAQGVVFPVKGSGRYSGSYQED; from the coding sequence ATGATCGGAGAAAAGGAGTTAATAAGACTTTTTCCGGATTTCAAGGAACTGGTACAGCCGGCTGGGATTGACCTCCGTGTTGATGAGGTTTACCGGCAGGCAGGTCCAGGTTCACTGATTGACGATGAAAAGAATCTGCCACCCCTTGAAAGGCTGGATCCTCCTGTATACACACTGGAACCAGGGAAATCCTATCTTGTGAGTGTTGATAGAAGGATAGAGATACCTGAGGGTTATGCAATGCTTTACCTTCCAAGGTCAACTCTGCTGCGATCCTTTGTATCGGTCCACACCGCGGTTGGGGACCCTGGATTCAGGGGGACGCTCCAGTTCCTTGTCCAGAACTGTGGTGAATATGAGTACAGGATCAAAAGGGGTGAGAGGATAGCGCAGGGAGTTGTATTCCCTGTCAAGGGTTCTGGGAGGTACAGCGGGAGCTACCAGGAGGACTGA
- the dmpI gene encoding 4-oxalocrotonate tautomerase DmpI, whose amino-acid sequence MPVIQISCNKLTREKKRELVKRITEVSSEVMGLPESTITVLIREVPPEDVGVGGILLSDRD is encoded by the coding sequence ATGCCTGTTATTCAGATAAGCTGCAACAAGCTGACAAGGGAAAAGAAGAGGGAACTTGTAAAACGCATAACAGAGGTCTCAAGTGAGGTGATGGGCCTTCCAGAGTCAACCATAACAGTACTCATAAGGGAGGTCCCACCTGAGGATGTTGGTGTTGGGGGGATACTCCTCTCTGACAGAGATTGA
- a CDS encoding GAF domain-containing protein, whose amino-acid sequence MTARILLVEDEAITAMDLQRKLEFQGYDVIGIAHSGEAAVELAEKHRPDLILMDIILRGPMSGVEAAERIKDLDIPVVFLSAHSEESTKYGFHEGYLESIRVSWGEGRYSEGPTGRSIKEGKPVIIRDTENDPSFAPWRDEAIDRGYMSVMGLPIRVRDENIGALTVYSSEKGSFDPEEVELLGELAGDISFRLESEIVLGEMDKRITELERREELFREIFESTPLAILNFRVGDGIQLDELNRAASVLTGLETAGGERIEDVLSGLHEDDLKEVVRAAERGDDSRWERLQYCNGDSVKFLELRTVKTSEDTVTVFLIDHSPAEN is encoded by the coding sequence ATGACTGCAAGGATACTGCTGGTTGAGGATGAGGCAATAACTGCAATGGATCTCCAGAGGAAACTGGAATTCCAGGGTTACGATGTAATCGGAATTGCCCACAGCGGGGAGGCTGCAGTTGAACTTGCAGAGAAACACCGGCCAGACCTTATTCTCATGGACATAATCCTCAGAGGCCCCATGAGTGGAGTTGAGGCTGCAGAGAGGATAAAGGATCTTGATATACCTGTTGTTTTTCTATCAGCACACTCCGAGGAATCCACCAAGTATGGGTTCCATGAGGGATACCTTGAATCCATAAGGGTGAGCTGGGGTGAGGGCAGGTACAGTGAGGGGCCCACAGGAAGGTCCATAAAGGAGGGGAAACCCGTAATTATAAGGGATACAGAGAATGATCCATCATTCGCGCCGTGGAGGGATGAGGCCATTGACAGGGGGTACATGTCTGTTATGGGACTTCCCATCAGGGTCAGGGACGAGAACATAGGGGCCCTTACCGTTTACTCCTCAGAGAAGGGTTCATTCGACCCTGAAGAGGTGGAACTCCTAGGTGAACTTGCAGGTGACATATCATTCCGCCTTGAATCTGAAATTGTCCTTGGTGAAATGGATAAAAGGATAACTGAACTTGAAAGAAGGGAGGAATTATTCAGGGAAATTTTTGAATCAACCCCTCTGGCCATACTCAACTTCAGGGTTGGGGATGGTATCCAGCTTGATGAACTCAATAGAGCAGCCTCAGTCTTAACCGGCCTGGAGACTGCAGGTGGTGAGCGTATTGAGGATGTGCTCAGCGGTCTTCATGAGGATGATTTAAAAGAGGTGGTCAGGGCAGCTGAGAGGGGTGATGATTCCAGGTGGGAACGTCTTCAGTACTGTAACGGGGATTCTGTGAAGTTTCTGGAATTGAGAACCGTTAAAACCTCAGAGGACACTGTAACAGTATTTTTAATTGATCATTCTCCAGCTGAAAATTAA
- the ftsY gene encoding signal recognition particle-docking protein FtsY has translation MFESLKKKFTETVGKITEKVSGAEAPSEDEKVSPEDSRPEPVAAAETEKTESETPIPESEDDKTDDRSDEEGSGFLSFFREKKISEKDVEDVLWELEMALLESDVALEVAERIVEELREELVGKKVKRSTEISDYTREALKKAVMDVLSVDGVKIRELAEKRKPLVIMFVGINGTGKTTTIAKVARYFMKMGLEPVMAAADTFRAGAIEQIHEHADKLGVKIISHRKGADPAAVAFDAVSHAKAQGKDVVLIDTAGRMQTNVNLMDEMAKIKRVVKPDLILFVGDALTGNDAIEQATKFDEAVGIDAVILTKADADARGGAALSIGYMIRKPIIFLGTGQGYDDIMEFRPEWMADQLFT, from the coding sequence GTGTTTGAATCTCTGAAGAAAAAATTCACTGAAACAGTGGGGAAGATCACCGAAAAGGTCTCAGGTGCTGAAGCCCCATCTGAGGATGAGAAGGTTTCCCCAGAAGATAGCCGCCCTGAGCCTGTGGCAGCTGCTGAAACCGAGAAGACAGAATCTGAGACTCCCATTCCAGAATCAGAGGATGATAAAACCGATGACCGGAGCGATGAAGAGGGCTCAGGTTTCCTTTCATTTTTCAGGGAAAAGAAGATATCAGAGAAGGACGTTGAGGACGTCCTCTGGGAACTGGAAATGGCCCTCCTTGAAAGTGACGTGGCCCTTGAAGTGGCTGAAAGAATCGTTGAGGAACTCAGGGAGGAGCTGGTTGGTAAGAAGGTTAAGAGGAGTACCGAGATCTCAGACTACACAAGGGAAGCCCTTAAAAAGGCCGTCATGGATGTTCTGAGTGTTGATGGAGTTAAAATCAGAGAACTTGCAGAAAAAAGGAAGCCCCTTGTTATAATGTTCGTGGGTATAAACGGTACAGGTAAGACAACCACCATCGCCAAGGTGGCCAGGTACTTCATGAAGATGGGTCTTGAACCTGTTATGGCTGCAGCAGATACATTCCGTGCAGGGGCGATAGAGCAGATACATGAACACGCAGATAAACTTGGTGTTAAAATTATAAGCCACCGCAAGGGGGCTGACCCTGCTGCGGTGGCCTTCGATGCAGTATCCCATGCGAAGGCCCAGGGAAAGGATGTTGTCCTAATAGACACGGCGGGGCGAATGCAGACAAACGTCAACCTCATGGATGAGATGGCCAAGATAAAGAGAGTTGTGAAGCCTGACCTCATATTATTTGTTGGTGATGCCCTTACAGGTAACGATGCCATTGAACAGGCAACCAAATTTGATGAGGCAGTGGGCATAGATGCCGTTATACTCACCAAGGCCGATGCCGATGCCCGTGGCGGTGCAGCATTATCCATTGGTTACATGATCCGTAAGCCCATAATATTCCTCGGTACAGGTCAGGGCTATGATGACATCATGGAATTCAGGCCAGAATGGATGGCCGATCAGCTGTTTACCTGA
- the pfdA gene encoding prefoldin subunit alpha yields MEDQQKLEEIVNQLNIYQSQAELIQQQMEAVRATISELEILENTLKDIQEKEGSETLVPVGAGSFIKAELKETSEVIMSVGAGVAIKKNFEDAMKTIDSQKKELEATLQKMGENLRKITDIILKLSPQAEELLKRVRGSEE; encoded by the coding sequence ATGGAAGACCAGCAGAAACTTGAGGAGATAGTGAACCAGCTCAACATTTACCAGAGCCAGGCAGAACTCATCCAGCAGCAGATGGAGGCTGTCCGGGCAACGATCAGTGAACTGGAGATACTTGAAAACACACTGAAGGACATCCAGGAAAAGGAAGGCTCCGAAACCCTTGTACCTGTTGGTGCCGGTTCCTTCATAAAGGCAGAACTCAAGGAGACAAGCGAGGTCATAATGAGTGTTGGTGCTGGTGTTGCCATAAAGAAGAACTTTGAGGACGCCATGAAAACCATCGACTCGCAGAAGAAGGAACTTGAGGCAACACTCCAGAAGATGGGTGAGAACCTCCGCAAGATAACCGACATCATCCTCAAGTTATCTCCTCAGGCAGAGGAACTCCTTAAAAGGGTAAGGGGAAGTGAGGAGTAA
- the rpl18a gene encoding 50S ribosomal protein L18Ae, with amino-acid sequence MKTKIFRVKGKFQMGDKLQPFTKELKAIKEEEIYERLYSEFGSKHRVPRSKVMIEEIEEISPEEVEDPVVRALVQR; translated from the coding sequence ATGAAAACGAAGATATTTAGGGTTAAAGGAAAGTTCCAGATGGGTGATAAACTTCAGCCATTCACAAAGGAACTCAAGGCAATAAAGGAAGAGGAGATCTACGAAAGACTCTACTCAGAATTCGGAAGTAAACACAGGGTTCCGAGAAGCAAGGTTATGATTGAGGAGATAGAGGAGATATCACCCGAGGAGGTAGAGGACCCGGTGGTCAGGGCGCTGGTCCAGAGGTGA
- a CDS encoding translation initiation factor IF-6, whose product MIRRINLSGNPNLGVYISVTDSVALIPVNASPKFEDALREALEVEVLRTSLSGSSLNGALSAGNSNGFVVSNQAMDREVEALMAAGLEVTRIPDRFTAVGNLVLANDNGAVASPLLSEDALNVIGDVLEVDVKVSTVAGLNIIGSLGAVTNRGALLHPHTSEDEMRVIEGALGVEADVGTVNHGVALVGACSAANSNGVLVGEETTGPELARIEEALGFLEG is encoded by the coding sequence ATGATCAGAAGGATCAACCTCAGCGGAAACCCCAACCTTGGAGTCTACATCTCTGTAACTGACAGTGTGGCCCTCATACCTGTGAATGCATCCCCAAAATTTGAGGATGCACTGAGGGAGGCCCTTGAAGTTGAAGTCCTGAGGACATCCCTCAGTGGCAGCAGCCTCAACGGGGCGCTTTCAGCCGGAAATTCAAACGGTTTCGTGGTTTCAAACCAGGCCATGGACCGTGAAGTTGAGGCGCTCATGGCTGCAGGTCTTGAGGTTACCCGCATCCCCGACAGGTTCACAGCAGTTGGCAACCTTGTTCTGGCCAATGATAATGGTGCTGTTGCAAGTCCACTGCTATCAGAGGATGCCCTGAATGTTATAGGGGATGTTCTTGAGGTTGATGTTAAGGTATCCACAGTTGCAGGCCTCAACATCATAGGATCCCTGGGGGCTGTGACCAACCGCGGAGCACTCCTGCACCCCCACACCTCAGAGGATGAAATGAGGGTTATTGAGGGGGCTTTGGGAGTGGAGGCAGATGTTGGCACCGTCAACCATGGGGTAGCACTGGTAGGTGCCTGCTCAGCAGCCAACTCAAATGGTGTCCTTGTGGGTGAAGAAACCACAGGACCTGAACTTGCAAGGATAGAAGAAGCTTTAGGTTTTCTTGAGGGATGA
- a CDS encoding 50S ribosomal protein L31e: protein MERIYVIPLRKAKEVPRTIRAPKAVKIVREFLMKHMKTDTVKIDESINEKIWERGIQKIPPRIKVRAVKDEDGVVEAILEE, encoded by the coding sequence ATGGAGAGAATTTACGTTATACCCCTTAGGAAGGCAAAGGAAGTTCCAAGAACCATAAGAGCACCGAAGGCTGTTAAGATTGTCAGGGAATTTCTCATGAAACACATGAAGACAGACACTGTTAAAATTGATGAATCCATCAACGAAAAAATCTGGGAGAGGGGTATCCAGAAGATTCCCCCCAGGATAAAGGTCAGAGCCGTCAAGGATGAGGACGGCGTGGTGGAAGCCATTCTCGAAGAATAA
- a CDS encoding 50S ribosomal protein L39e, producing the protein MSRNKHVARKLRMAKANRQNRRVPAWVMVKTNYRVRSHPKMRHWRRTKLKV; encoded by the coding sequence ATGAGTAGAAACAAACATGTTGCCAGAAAACTTAGAATGGCGAAGGCTAACAGACAGAACAGAAGGGTGCCCGCATGGGTGATGGTTAAAACCAATTACAGGGTCAGAAGCCATCCAAAGATGAGGCACTGGAGAAGGACCAAACTCAAGGTGTAG
- a CDS encoding DUF7411 family protein produces the protein MNACVLYSGGKDSSLMAVMLQRMGIQAELVTVNFGVYDSWRPASMAADALGFKHRVLELSGDVLREATEMIINDGFPNNGIMHIHRSAVEAAAVEYDLVADGTRRDDRTPKLTRNEIQSLEDRRDVEYVNLDGFGHRTINRFASELFTLKREKSNPENSSDYEVEVRLLMEKMGCRSETFFPVHFQTRVTGWKDSQQGGC, from the coding sequence ATGAATGCATGCGTACTCTACAGTGGTGGTAAGGACAGCTCACTGATGGCTGTGATGCTCCAGAGGATGGGGATCCAGGCTGAACTTGTAACTGTGAACTTTGGTGTCTATGATTCCTGGAGGCCCGCATCCATGGCGGCAGATGCCCTGGGCTTTAAACACAGGGTCCTTGAACTCAGTGGGGATGTGCTCAGGGAAGCCACTGAAATGATAATAAATGATGGGTTCCCCAATAACGGTATAATGCATATACACAGAAGCGCCGTTGAGGCCGCTGCAGTTGAGTACGATCTGGTTGCTGATGGAACGCGACGTGACGACAGGACCCCCAAGCTTACAAGAAATGAAATACAGAGCCTTGAAGACCGTAGGGATGTTGAATACGTGAACCTTGATGGTTTTGGTCACAGGACCATCAACAGATTCGCTTCAGAGTTATTCACGCTTAAAAGGGAGAAGAGTAATCCTGAAAACAGCTCCGACTATGAGGTTGAGGTTCGCCTCCTCATGGAGAAGATGGGCTGCAGATCAGAGACATTCTTCCCCGTTCACTTCCAGACCAGGGTGACTGGCTGGAAAGATTCACAGCAAGGAGGATGCTGA
- a CDS encoding DNA-binding protein: MTDLEEIRRKKMLELQQRAQQQAMETEAQEQMRQQLEMQKKQIMMQILTPEARSRLANLRLTRPEFVEQIELQLIQLAQMGRVRSKITDEQLKELLKRVSGKKREIKISRK, translated from the coding sequence TTGACAGACCTCGAAGAAATACGTCGCAAAAAAATGCTGGAACTCCAGCAGAGGGCACAGCAGCAGGCAATGGAAACTGAAGCCCAGGAGCAGATGCGTCAGCAGCTTGAAATGCAGAAGAAACAGATAATGATGCAGATACTCACCCCTGAAGCCCGCAGCCGTCTTGCGAATCTGAGGCTTACAAGGCCAGAATTCGTTGAGCAGATAGAACTCCAGCTGATACAGCTGGCCCAGATGGGTCGTGTGAGGTCAAAGATAACAGACGAACAGCTCAAGGAGTTGCTCAAGAGAGTTTCTGGCAAAAAAAGGGAGATAAAGATCAGTAGAAAATGA
- a CDS encoding 30S ribosomal protein S19e produces the protein MTTVYDVPADLLINKVAEDLKDGKVKSPEWVNFVKTGVHKERRPENPDWWYVRAAALLRRVYIDGPVGVNSLRTHYGGKKDRGSRPERFRRGSGAIIRRALQQLEESGLITKEDGGRVITPEGRSFLDKAAAEVKKEVEGLENY, from the coding sequence ATGACTACAGTTTATGATGTGCCAGCAGATCTGCTTATAAATAAGGTTGCCGAGGACCTTAAGGATGGTAAGGTTAAATCCCCTGAGTGGGTTAACTTTGTCAAGACAGGTGTCCACAAGGAAAGAAGGCCCGAGAACCCTGACTGGTGGTATGTGAGGGCAGCTGCCCTTCTGAGGAGGGTCTATATCGACGGGCCCGTGGGTGTTAACAGCCTCAGAACCCACTACGGTGGTAAAAAGGATAGGGGTTCACGTCCAGAAAGGTTCAGAAGGGGAAGCGGTGCGATAATAAGGAGAGCCCTTCAGCAGCTTGAGGAATCAGGCCTCATAACAAAGGAGGATGGTGGGAGAGTCATAACACCTGAAGGCCGTTCATTCCTGGATAAGGCTGCTGCTGAAGTAAAAAAAGAAGTTGAAGGCCTTGAAAATTACTGA
- a CDS encoding YhbY family RNA-binding protein, translating to MSRSLSALTINVGKAGVTESLIEEVRRQLKANELIKVRFARTVASEKESYITEIVEKTNSELIDLRGNVAIIFKKRS from the coding sequence ATGAGCCGGTCACTTTCGGCGCTCACAATAAACGTGGGAAAGGCCGGGGTGACTGAAAGTCTCATTGAAGAGGTCAGGAGGCAGTTAAAGGCAAATGAACTTATAAAGGTAAGATTTGCCAGGACAGTGGCCTCAGAAAAAGAAAGCTATATTACCGAGATAGTTGAAAAAACAAATTCTGAGCTCATAGATTTAAGAGGAAATGTGGCAATAATTTTCAAAAAAAGATCTTAG
- the rnp4 gene encoding ribonuclease P protein component 4: MRRGKRPGWMLKIARERIDILFRMADREFAANPGRSHRYTELARNISMKYRVRIPREWRRRFCRRCYSFLKPGSNCTVRISGGKVNFRCHECGHIMRFPYIQEKKEKRRNKIESHTIKKGADEPVTFGAHNKRGKGRGD, from the coding sequence TTGAGGAGAGGAAAGAGACCCGGATGGATGCTGAAGATTGCCCGTGAGAGAATAGACATCCTCTTCAGAATGGCTGACCGTGAATTTGCAGCCAACCCGGGGAGATCGCACAGGTACACCGAACTTGCAAGAAACATATCCATGAAGTACCGTGTAAGGATTCCCAGAGAGTGGAGAAGGAGGTTCTGCAGGAGGTGTTACAGCTTCCTCAAACCAGGTTCAAACTGCACCGTCAGGATATCCGGTGGGAAGGTTAATTTTAGGTGTCATGAGTGCGGTCACATCATGAGATTCCCCTACATTCAGGAAAAAAAGGAGAAAAGGAGAAATAAAATTGAGTCTCACACCATCAAAAAAGGAGCTGATGAGCCGGTCACTTTCGGCGCTCACAATAAACGTGGGAAAGGCCGGGGTGACTGA